In the genome of Ancalomicrobiaceae bacterium S20, one region contains:
- a CDS encoding universal stress protein, with amino-acid sequence MTGTTSTEAKRPGSDEVRTVTALLTEPESVVTCLECAKAAASPLKAVLRAAHVGFDPATAAVSAEELDIQFLRDREEGSADLRADRIRRTFEAWVASAGVPVSWEDDPGDIARNVAEEATESDLLVIGRPLHLDGRDALHAALFRSQKLVLLAPPPRPGRRPFGRHMVIGWKPGEHAIRAIEATLPWLRRAETISVLSIAKAGGDSYGPSAKDLLARFGLSAAVWVLERNDQQTVGNQLLRKCAEIGADSLVIGAYHHGAFWESILGGVTRDVIAGASIPVFLKR; translated from the coding sequence ATGACGGGAACGACATCGACGGAGGCGAAGCGCCCCGGTTCAGATGAGGTCCGGACGGTCACCGCCCTGTTGACTGAGCCGGAATCGGTCGTCACTTGCCTGGAGTGTGCGAAAGCCGCCGCAAGCCCCCTCAAGGCCGTCCTTCGAGCCGCACATGTCGGTTTTGACCCGGCTACCGCAGCCGTTTCGGCGGAGGAGCTTGATATCCAGTTCTTGCGCGACCGTGAAGAAGGCTCGGCGGACCTGCGTGCGGACCGTATTCGGCGGACCTTCGAGGCCTGGGTCGCCTCCGCAGGTGTGCCGGTCTCCTGGGAGGACGATCCGGGCGACATCGCGAGGAATGTCGCAGAAGAAGCCACCGAGAGCGATCTCCTCGTCATCGGACGGCCGCTGCACTTGGACGGACGCGATGCATTGCACGCCGCATTGTTCCGCAGTCAAAAGCTGGTTCTGCTTGCGCCACCGCCTCGTCCTGGGCGCCGCCCGTTCGGCCGGCACATGGTTATCGGGTGGAAGCCTGGTGAACATGCGATCCGGGCGATTGAGGCGACACTGCCTTGGCTTCGACGTGCGGAGACCATCTCCGTTCTTTCGATCGCCAAGGCAGGGGGCGATTCCTATGGCCCATCAGCCAAGGATCTGCTCGCCCGCTTCGGGCTCAGTGCCGCAGTTTGGGTTCTGGAACGGAACGACCAGCAAACTGTCGGAAACCAACTCCTCCGAAAATGTGCGGAGATTGGAGCCGATAGTCTGGTTATCGGCGCTTACCATCACGGCGCATTCTGGGAGTCGATCCTCGGAGGCGTGACGCGAGACGTGATCGCTGGTGCGAGTATCCCTGTGTTCTTAAAGCGTTGA